acatccttcgagggaggatctaagtcccacggtttctcctgccagtgattctctccctcgggggagttcgcttacagagactcctcttccgaGGCCCATcaatggtcagcttgctgatcccacggcccctcgtgggtgtATAAGgaggaaggctcgtcctccccttcaccGTAGAGGCCTTCCATCCCCTTACAAGGggcttaagaggcgcctcttcggctcatcgtcaccacagtcctctgcggaggagacaactcCCCGTTTACCAGTcatgccagctaccaacctagacctctccggggatcattcacgatcaccttcggatgatggtcgtccttcgggacatagtGACAAGTCTCCCAGTCCATCCACATCTAAAGCTCCTGATGCGtgtgacgcgccacctgatactgccactgcgcagtctcaaggcccttcggggctgaagggtcttgagcgcaaaaccgcgcctcttgccctcaagcgtcAGGTTCCTCCTGTGCGCTCTCCTGTTGCTGACGCTGCTGTGCCTGCCGCTGTTCTTGACTTAGCGCCACGGCACTCACCCTCACACGTTTGGGCCACTGTTCCTGCTACGCTCCAGGGTTCCCTGCGCtcccacgcccttcggcgccctggcgccctccagcagttcctgatatagcgcaccagcgctcacctgcacataCACGCCCACCGGTGCCCCGGCGGCCACCTGCGCTAACGCGGCCACCAACAGTTCCTGGTACGGcgctcctgcgctcacctgcgcatacgcgtccaccggtgccccagcgccCACCTGTGCTCACGCGCCCACCGGCGCCCCAGCACCCACCAGTTCCTGCTTCGTCGTGCGCTGTCCAGGAAGCACCTCTGCTGGCACAGAGGCGCCCACAGGCTCCTCCGGACTCGTTGCGCCCATCTAGGGAGACCCGTGAGACGCGCACacgcgcggttccagctccagcgctcaccaGCGCCCCAACGCGCTATGACATCCCAGCGTGTCGCCCAGGAGGCTTCCAAGCTAGCGCAAGCTTGCATGTGATGCAACCGCTCACGATGCTCCGgttacgcgccctgttcctgccaCACGCCGCGTTCCTGTATTCAAGGCGACATGgtaaccctccagcgcacacctgaGTGCCCTCATCCAACCCCGTGTCCTGCGCGGCCGCCGCAGCAACGCACCCCGGTGCGAGCATGATGGTCCTATAAGACCAGCGCCAACctccgcgccaacgcgccatcccggccgctcgcgaccctgctccagcgctcacgcgccctcgcccagttcttccggacacgcgcCCCTGTTATCTTGCGCCCTTCGGGGCCGcatcaggtcgctgcgcgcccgcgtgTCGGCCGCCTCCCGTgccggctcctgcgcgccacacgccctcgccatcgcctacggGCTCTCGCGACCTTCCGCCCGCTCCAGCTGCTGGGCGCTCACGTGCCCAGGCGCCCGCTCTAtcgccagcgcgccagcgctccctCGCTCCTCtatcctcgcctgcgcgccatcgcgccccTTGCGCGACATTCCGGTATCGTGCGAGCCATTCACGTGCGACCCTGACCGGGCCCCGGCACACGGGCCCCAGCTCGAGCGCCGCCAGGCGGACAGTTC
This DNA window, taken from Palaemon carinicauda isolate YSFRI2023 chromosome 10, ASM3689809v2, whole genome shotgun sequence, encodes the following:
- the LOC137648121 gene encoding proline-rich protein 36-like, whose protein sequence is MRTCPGLPGRPCGAFMTAVDTDPHTLCPHCRGQRCDSSNVCIECREWSTYQWEGFPRRRKKKAKSDSLPRGSSLTETPLPRPINGQLADPTAPRGCIRRKARPPLHRRGLPSPYKGLKRRLFGSSSPQSSAEETTPRLPVMPATNLDLSGDHSRSPSDDGRPSGHSDKSPSPSTSKAPDACDAPPDTATAQSQGPSGLKGLERKTAPLALKRQVPPVRSPVADAAVPAAVLDLAPRHSPSHVWATVPATLQVPDIAHQRSPAHTRPPVPRRPPALTRPPTVPGTALLRSPAHTRPPVPQRPPVLTRPPAPQHPPVPASSCAVQEAPLLAQRRPQAPPDSLRPSRETRETRTRAVPAPALTSAPTRYDIPACRPGGFQASASFAHLSALIQPRVLRGRRSNAPRCEHDGPIRPAPTSAPTRHPGRSRPCSSAHAPSPSSSGHAPLLSCALRGRIRSLRARVSAASRAGSCAPHALAIAYGLSRPSARSSCWALTCPGARSIASAPALPRSSILACAPSRPLRDIPVSCEPFTCDPDRAPAHGPQLERRQADSSSSRSPPRERRPARSPEEGRFPNRSRDSFLSTSQANPRLSTPPRDPWIPFPPEGVSDNATVSQQPWFGTLVRALVQAIRLALSDSGHKPAAASSPLKRKRGISPLETPPRPILSSRRSLRKAPSPPSQDLLSLSCGGGIPFLMRVG